The following are from one region of the Natrinema sp. HArc-T2 genome:
- a CDS encoding tRNA (guanine(26)-N(2))-dimethyltransferase, producing MRVTEGGVELEVPGEQTEGIEEAVFYNPRQELNRDLTIATLRAYREREERATSYLDAMTASGARGVRAAADGWDVTCCDVNEEAVDLARENLERNDYEARVEHRNVTALMHEEPFDVIDLDPYGTPMPFADAAFANCRDLVCVTATDTAPLCGAHFNSGVRSYSAVPRNTDYHAEMGVRVLISALARSAARFDVGVEPILTHATSHYVRTYLELEHKATSADAAIDELGYLYHCEDCLYREADPGLIADPLETCPHCDGNRMLTAGPVWLGPVQDSDFIAAVRDEIPYTFDTAPQARELCDTLAAELDEPTHYDQHKLCRNWGLPANAMDDFLTDLREAGYEASRAHYGGTTFKTDADVGEIRAATEDSLE from the coding sequence ATGCGCGTCACCGAGGGCGGGGTCGAACTCGAGGTGCCCGGCGAACAGACCGAGGGCATCGAGGAGGCGGTCTTCTACAACCCGCGACAGGAGTTGAACCGGGATCTGACGATCGCGACGCTGCGAGCCTATCGCGAGCGCGAGGAGCGTGCCACGTCGTATTTAGACGCGATGACAGCAAGCGGCGCCCGTGGCGTGCGGGCCGCCGCCGACGGCTGGGATGTCACCTGCTGTGATGTCAACGAGGAAGCGGTCGACCTCGCACGTGAGAACCTCGAGCGAAACGACTACGAGGCGAGAGTCGAACACCGCAACGTCACCGCCCTCATGCACGAGGAGCCGTTCGACGTGATCGATCTGGACCCTTACGGGACGCCGATGCCTTTCGCCGACGCCGCGTTCGCTAACTGCCGGGATCTGGTCTGTGTCACCGCGACCGATACCGCGCCGCTGTGTGGAGCCCACTTCAATAGCGGCGTCCGTTCGTACTCGGCGGTGCCGAGAAACACGGACTACCACGCCGAGATGGGCGTCCGCGTGCTCATCTCCGCGCTCGCGCGCAGCGCCGCCCGCTTCGACGTCGGCGTCGAGCCGATCCTAACCCACGCGACCAGCCACTACGTCCGGACGTACCTCGAACTCGAGCACAAGGCCACGTCCGCCGACGCGGCAATCGACGAGTTAGGCTACCTCTACCACTGCGAAGACTGTCTCTACCGCGAGGCCGACCCTGGCTTGATCGCCGATCCACTCGAGACGTGTCCCCACTGCGACGGGAATCGCATGCTGACTGCCGGACCGGTCTGGCTCGGCCCCGTCCAGGACTCGGACTTCATCGCCGCCGTCCGGGACGAAATCCCCTATACGTTCGACACCGCACCACAGGCGCGCGAACTCTGTGACACGCTCGCGGCGGAACTCGACGAGCCAACCCACTACGACCAGCACAAACTCTGTCGGAACTGGGGGCTACCCGCTAACGCGATGGACGACTTCCTCACCGACCTCCGCGAGGCCGGCTACGAGGCCTCGAGAGCCCACTACGGGGGGACGACGTTCAAGACGGACGCCGACGTGGGAGAGATCCGCGCGGCGACTGAAGACAGCCTCGAGTAA
- a CDS encoding ABC transporter ATP-binding protein, with amino-acid sequence MPDRSFRVDTPSTEDSGIAVSVTGLRKRFGDGTESVIAVDDVSFDIETGSIVGLLGPNGAGKTTLIKSILGMVLPDEGSVRIGGVDVYERPRDAYAHVDAMLEGARNDYWRLTVRENLRYFATISGVDPDSVRERHERLLTQLGLAEKADVPVRELSRGMKQKVSLASVLAGGAEVVFLDEPTLGLDIESSRTLQQELRRLVEEEALTVVLSSHDMDVVETVCDRVLIMSNGGIIADDTVDALLSGTDLHSIEITSRDLDSAIVSTLEERFETISVEPRERGHRITVMTDSDGLYALFAHLRGEDVSLERVRTIEPDLEDAFVDLTAGRDR; translated from the coding sequence CTGCCGGACCGCTCTTTCCGTGTTGACACACCGTCGACGGAGGACAGCGGCATCGCTGTTTCAGTTACTGGTCTGCGAAAGCGCTTCGGCGACGGAACGGAGTCCGTTATCGCCGTCGACGACGTTTCCTTCGACATCGAAACCGGCTCGATCGTCGGTCTGTTGGGACCGAACGGCGCCGGAAAAACGACGCTCATCAAGTCGATTCTGGGCATGGTGCTTCCAGACGAGGGGTCCGTTCGGATCGGCGGCGTCGATGTCTATGAACGCCCTCGAGACGCGTACGCGCACGTTGATGCGATGCTCGAGGGAGCCCGGAACGACTACTGGCGGTTGACCGTCAGGGAGAACCTGCGGTACTTCGCGACGATCAGCGGCGTCGACCCGGATTCGGTTCGCGAGCGCCACGAGCGGCTTCTGACACAGTTGGGACTTGCGGAGAAAGCGGACGTTCCCGTTCGTGAGTTGTCGCGAGGGATGAAACAAAAAGTCTCGTTGGCCAGCGTCCTCGCTGGCGGTGCCGAGGTTGTGTTCCTCGACGAGCCGACCCTTGGACTGGATATCGAGAGTTCGCGAACGCTCCAGCAGGAACTGCGACGCCTCGTCGAGGAAGAAGCTCTTACCGTCGTGCTCAGCAGCCACGACATGGATGTCGTCGAGACGGTGTGTGACCGCGTCCTCATTATGTCCAACGGCGGGATCATCGCGGACGACACCGTCGACGCGCTGCTGTCAGGCACTGATTTGCACTCCATCGAGATTACGAGTCGCGATCTCGATTCGGCCATCGTCTCGACCCTAGAGGAGCGCTTCGAGACGATCAGCGTCGAACCGCGCGAGCGAGGGCACCGGATCACCGTGATGACGGACAGCGATGGGCTGTACGCGCTGTTTGCCCATCTCCGCGGCGAAGACGTCTCCCTCGAACGCGTCCGGACGATCGAACCGGATCTCGAGGACGCCTTCGTCGACTTGACGGCTGGGAGGGACCGATAA
- a CDS encoding DUF99 family protein, which translates to MKSGVRALGIAESYRGDRGRSTLAGAVVRADRVCDGLAYSSCRIGGTDATDAVLGLLDDLERPDIRYVMLGAVAPAWYNILDLSRIYEAAERPVIAVTFEASDGLTTGLRDAFSGPELEARLETYRALPERRELSLDGDTVYVRAVGLESGDADEIVRAFTPAGGRPEPIRVARLAARAADSYARSLE; encoded by the coding sequence ATGAAGTCCGGGGTACGGGCGCTGGGCATCGCCGAATCGTACCGCGGCGATCGAGGTCGCAGCACGCTCGCCGGTGCCGTCGTTCGCGCCGACCGAGTCTGTGACGGACTCGCGTACAGCTCCTGTCGTATCGGTGGCACCGATGCGACCGATGCCGTTCTCGGATTGCTCGACGACCTCGAGCGACCGGACATCCGGTACGTCATGCTCGGCGCTGTCGCCCCTGCGTGGTACAACATTCTCGACCTGTCACGGATTTACGAGGCCGCCGAGCGACCGGTAATCGCCGTCACCTTCGAGGCGAGCGACGGGCTCACGACCGGCCTCCGCGACGCGTTTTCCGGCCCAGAACTCGAGGCGCGCCTCGAAACCTATCGGGCACTGCCAGAGCGACGCGAACTGTCACTCGACGGCGATACCGTCTACGTCAGAGCCGTCGGCCTTGAGTCCGGCGACGCGGACGAAATCGTCCGGGCGTTTACGCCCGCAGGTGGCCGTCCGGAGCCGATTCGCGTCGCCCGGCTGGCGGCTCGCGCGGCAGATTCGTACGCCCGGTCGCTCGAGTGA
- a CDS encoding C4-dicarboxylate transporter: MSNVERTTDDTWSRIATTIEFFGPQWFGSTMGTGVLGIALALVATRTDLAPVAALAVAFVSLTVVATVAYLIPWCLRLVFYPDRVWADLTHPIRSQFFPTMPITLIVLGVGIAQTMGDILPAATLRPLLTALFVAGSVGIFGFGLLLVTLMFTNDRIGPDDGVFAWYIPPVSHLVIPLLGFLLASEYYAGTLAGQTIFTVSVVALGVGTFLFLFFGSIVLYRYAYETLPHEKLAPTFAIGLAPTSVLVIDLARLTHALQAGVGFDIAVAPLVPLLKLLALLLWGFSAWWFVLTGALVAYYVTRRTHPFFFTWWAYTFPIGAFAVSTDVLATFLGVAVFGHILIGVTALLLIIWTITAGQTWRFVARGRAFTAD; the protein is encoded by the coding sequence ATGAGTAATGTAGAACGGACCACAGACGACACGTGGTCGCGGATCGCAACCACGATCGAATTCTTCGGACCACAGTGGTTCGGATCGACGATGGGGACGGGCGTGCTCGGCATCGCACTCGCGCTGGTCGCAACACGGACCGATCTCGCCCCCGTCGCGGCGCTCGCCGTCGCGTTTGTCAGCCTGACGGTGGTCGCGACGGTCGCGTACCTGATCCCGTGGTGCTTGCGACTCGTTTTCTATCCCGACCGGGTGTGGGCCGATCTGACCCACCCGATCCGGAGCCAGTTCTTCCCGACGATGCCGATCACGCTGATCGTACTCGGCGTCGGCATCGCTCAGACGATGGGCGACATCTTACCAGCGGCGACGCTGCGACCGCTGCTGACGGCCCTGTTCGTTGCCGGAAGCGTCGGGATCTTCGGGTTCGGCTTGCTGTTGGTCACGCTTATGTTCACCAACGATCGGATCGGTCCCGATGACGGCGTCTTCGCGTGGTATATCCCACCGGTGTCCCACCTCGTGATTCCGCTGCTCGGCTTTCTGCTCGCCAGTGAGTACTACGCCGGCACGCTCGCCGGACAGACGATCTTTACCGTCTCGGTGGTCGCCCTCGGCGTGGGGACCTTCCTGTTCCTGTTTTTCGGCTCGATCGTCCTCTACCGGTATGCCTACGAGACACTGCCCCACGAGAAACTCGCCCCGACGTTCGCCATCGGACTCGCCCCGACGTCCGTCCTCGTCATCGATCTCGCGCGACTCACCCACGCGTTACAGGCTGGCGTCGGCTTCGACATCGCGGTCGCACCGCTGGTGCCACTCCTGAAGCTGCTGGCGCTGTTGCTGTGGGGCTTTTCGGCCTGGTGGTTCGTTCTGACCGGCGCACTCGTCGCCTACTACGTCACGCGTCGGACCCATCCGTTCTTCTTCACGTGGTGGGCCTACACCTTCCCGATCGGTGCGTTCGCCGTCTCGACCGACGTGCTCGCGACCTTCCTCGGCGTCGCCGTCTTCGGCCACATTCTGATCGGGGTGACGGCGCTGCTACTGATCATCTGGACGATTACCGCAGGACAGACCTGGCGGTTCGTCGCCCGTGGCCGCGCGTTCACAGCCGATTAA
- a CDS encoding MFS transporter: protein MRLRHTIRDLFDARGVPAADQRLIGYTTGAHALDHLVILSIPLFIPIWIAEFQVTTYELGLLVTLMTGLYGAMALPSGILSDRFGADTVITGFLLLTGGVFLAVPFIDSFAALAVVVALAGVGAGFYHPPALAFISREAEAPSKGFAYHGIGANLGIGIGPLLITAGLAVSDWRTVLGLLAVPLLGFGVLFALRGPSDSNDHTASAHSLGDVLTQLRALVTPVFLGIIAVYVFAGIYYRGTLTFLPQFIDTLSSLPSLDLAGASVGAGQWLYSLILLTGSVGQIVGGHLGERFEIERVLLGVFAATSLALLALGGLSGTVVIGVGLVFGALLFTLAPLQSSLVAKHTPDAGQGIGFGLVFTVNFGIGALGASLAGWLLSSSSYSLLFGVLAVFPLVAAAAVLSVSKTGRPTESHAH from the coding sequence ATGCGACTCAGACACACGATACGAGATCTCTTCGATGCGCGTGGCGTCCCGGCAGCGGACCAGCGGCTCATCGGCTATACGACGGGGGCACACGCACTCGATCACCTCGTTATCCTCTCGATTCCGCTGTTTATCCCCATCTGGATCGCCGAGTTCCAGGTGACGACGTACGAACTGGGACTGCTCGTCACGCTCATGACCGGGTTGTACGGAGCCATGGCGCTTCCGTCCGGCATTCTCAGCGATCGGTTTGGTGCGGACACGGTGATCACCGGCTTCTTGCTGTTGACCGGTGGGGTGTTCCTGGCCGTTCCCTTCATCGATTCGTTCGCGGCGTTGGCAGTCGTGGTCGCGCTGGCAGGCGTCGGTGCCGGGTTCTACCATCCGCCGGCGCTTGCCTTCATCAGCCGTGAGGCGGAGGCACCGAGCAAGGGCTTTGCCTACCACGGCATCGGTGCGAATCTCGGAATCGGTATCGGGCCATTGCTCATCACCGCCGGACTCGCGGTCAGCGACTGGCGAACCGTCCTCGGACTGCTCGCGGTCCCACTGCTGGGATTCGGCGTGCTCTTTGCGCTCCGTGGCCCCTCGGACTCGAACGACCACACGGCGTCGGCGCACTCGCTCGGTGACGTCCTCACCCAGCTCCGTGCGCTCGTCACTCCCGTCTTCCTCGGGATCATCGCCGTCTATGTGTTCGCGGGGATCTACTACCGCGGTACACTGACCTTCCTCCCGCAGTTCATCGACACGCTGTCGTCGCTGCCGAGTCTGGATCTCGCCGGCGCGTCCGTCGGTGCTGGCCAGTGGCTCTACTCGCTAATCCTGCTGACCGGGTCAGTCGGTCAGATCGTTGGCGGCCACCTCGGCGAACGCTTCGAGATCGAACGCGTCCTGCTTGGCGTCTTCGCCGCGACGAGTCTTGCGTTGCTCGCCCTGGGTGGCCTCTCCGGCACTGTCGTCATCGGGGTCGGGCTCGTCTTCGGTGCCCTCCTCTTTACGCTCGCGCCGCTCCAATCGTCACTCGTCGCGAAACACACGCCTGACGCGGGACAGGGCATCGGCTTCGGGCTCGTCTTTACCGTCAATTTCGGGATCGGCGCGCTCGGTGCCTCACTGGCCGGCTGGCTCCTCTCGAGCAGCTCCTACTCGCTGCTCTTTGGCGTGCTTGCCGTGTTCCCGCTCGTCGCAGCCGCCGCGGTGCTTTCGGTCTCGAAGACAGGCCGCCCTACTGAATCGCACGCACACTAA
- a CDS encoding YhjD/YihY/BrkB family envelope integrity protein yields MTDHGWGFELVGRSVRLARDEQLTLLAAGVAFYGFLSLVPLTLLAIGIAASLGGEALAMQLSAAATDVLTPAAREVLAETIIDETGRQSATVAGILGLLWGSSRVLRGLDRAFSRVYGTVGSKSLLETFWDATIVAISITLGLVGVGILEFLILVVPGVEMAIVGQFFVVVGLLVTFLPLYVVFPDAGVGIREAFPGTVVAAVGWVALSQTFFLYADFATGYTVYGALGAVFLVLIWLYVGAIILIGGAVINATIADREVDRQLQSPRGRQVSTEAMTDDATGADEGATEDRASDRASARTHDRADDPEVLREEIERLRDRVETFEDDVEDRTVRKESLEGELKRYVRRRVRRGHARDWGPYIVLLYGTAMSIAAFYFLEGPWAILSMLVVWTSTLGVYVLMVLFGFGISMLDVPGRLRDAIGERRS; encoded by the coding sequence GTGACCGACCACGGATGGGGATTCGAACTCGTGGGACGATCCGTTCGGCTCGCGAGAGACGAGCAGTTGACGCTGCTCGCCGCCGGCGTTGCGTTCTACGGCTTTCTCTCGCTCGTGCCGCTTACGTTGCTGGCGATCGGGATCGCAGCGTCGCTCGGCGGCGAGGCGCTCGCAATGCAACTCTCCGCGGCGGCCACCGACGTCCTCACACCGGCGGCCCGAGAGGTGCTCGCCGAGACGATCATCGACGAGACTGGCCGGCAGAGTGCGACCGTCGCCGGCATCCTCGGCTTGCTGTGGGGTTCGAGTCGAGTCCTGCGCGGGCTCGATCGCGCGTTCTCCCGGGTGTACGGGACTGTGGGGTCGAAATCGCTGCTCGAGACGTTCTGGGACGCGACGATCGTTGCGATCAGTATCACGCTGGGCCTCGTTGGGGTCGGAATTCTCGAGTTTCTGATCCTGGTCGTGCCAGGAGTTGAGATGGCGATCGTCGGCCAGTTCTTCGTCGTCGTGGGGTTGCTCGTGACGTTCCTGCCGCTGTACGTCGTCTTCCCGGACGCCGGTGTCGGGATTCGTGAGGCGTTCCCGGGGACGGTCGTCGCAGCCGTCGGCTGGGTCGCGCTCAGTCAGACGTTCTTCCTCTATGCTGACTTCGCAACCGGCTACACGGTCTACGGCGCGCTCGGTGCCGTGTTCCTCGTGCTCATCTGGCTGTACGTCGGCGCGATCATCCTGATCGGCGGGGCAGTCATCAACGCGACCATCGCCGACCGTGAAGTGGATCGGCAGCTACAAAGTCCCCGCGGACGACAGGTCTCGACAGAAGCGATGACCGACGACGCCACGGGTGCCGACGAGGGGGCGACCGAGGACCGCGCCAGCGACCGCGCGAGCGCCCGGACACACGACCGCGCGGACGATCCCGAAGTACTGCGCGAGGAGATCGAGCGGCTGCGCGATCGCGTCGAGACCTTCGAGGACGACGTCGAAGACCGCACCGTCAGGAAAGAGTCCCTCGAGGGTGAGCTCAAACGCTACGTCCGGAGACGCGTTCGACGTGGCCACGCCCGCGACTGGGGGCCGTATATCGTCTTGCTCTACGGGACCGCGATGTCGATCGCGGCGTTTTACTTCCTCGAAGGGCCGTGGGCGATCCTCTCGATGCTGGTCGTCTGGACCTCGACGCTCGGTGTCTACGTGCTGATGGTCCTGTTCGGATTCGGCATCTCCATGCTCGACGTGCCTGGCCGTCTGCGCGATGCGATCGGCGAGCGACGCTCCTAA
- a CDS encoding OsmC family protein: MDDVSLTTISDDGFDTQSLIGDFELEIDPMEKTGPNPNAVLVADYASCFLPAVRLGARKAGEDDLGRMEIDATATLDDDDHLESIAFTLSVEADIDDPDELVARGEELCHVHAALREELHADVTVETDAF, encoded by the coding sequence ATGGACGACGTTTCCCTGACGACGATCAGCGACGACGGATTCGACACGCAGAGTCTCATCGGCGATTTCGAACTCGAGATCGATCCGATGGAAAAGACGGGACCGAACCCGAACGCAGTACTCGTCGCCGACTACGCGTCGTGTTTCCTGCCTGCCGTTCGCCTCGGCGCACGGAAGGCCGGCGAGGACGATCTCGGCCGCATGGAGATCGACGCGACGGCGACGCTCGACGACGACGATCACCTCGAGTCGATCGCGTTCACCCTGTCCGTCGAAGCAGATATCGACGATCCCGACGAATTAGTTGCCCGCGGTGAAGAACTCTGTCACGTTCATGCGGCACTTCGTGAGGAGTTACACGCCGACGTTACCGTCGAAACCGACGCGTTCTAA
- a CDS encoding uracil-DNA glycosylase family protein has protein sequence MGEMEDLHVTECTRCPALVDSRSQIVNGVGPEDADLLFVGEGPGANEDDQGEPFVGRSGSVLDDGLRTVGLARADVRITNCVRCRPPENRDPTTEELEHCRGYLEQEIDQLDPEVIVTLGKVPSEHLLERSVAVTKEAGSLEEVRIGDTPRRLLICVHPAATLYDRSQEETFENALQRAADLAGVTDSESGQTRLDGF, from the coding sequence ATGGGAGAAATGGAAGATCTCCATGTCACGGAGTGTACGCGCTGTCCGGCGCTGGTCGACTCGCGGAGCCAGATCGTCAACGGCGTCGGGCCCGAGGACGCCGACCTCCTGTTCGTCGGCGAGGGACCTGGAGCCAACGAAGACGACCAGGGCGAGCCGTTCGTCGGGCGGAGCGGCTCGGTCCTCGACGACGGCCTCCGAACTGTCGGCCTCGCACGTGCTGATGTTCGGATCACTAACTGCGTGCGCTGTCGGCCACCCGAAAACCGGGATCCAACGACTGAGGAACTCGAGCATTGTCGCGGCTATCTCGAACAGGAGATCGACCAGCTCGATCCGGAGGTGATCGTCACGCTGGGGAAAGTTCCGAGCGAGCACCTGCTGGAGCGGTCGGTCGCGGTCACCAAGGAGGCCGGCTCGCTCGAGGAGGTCCGGATCGGCGACACGCCGCGGCGACTGCTGATCTGTGTCCACCCGGCGGCGACGCTATACGATCGCAGCCAGGAGGAGACGTTCGAGAACGCACTCCAGCGGGCAGCAGACCTCGCGGGTGTCACAGATAGCGAGAGTGGACAAACGCGGCTCGACGGCTTTTGA
- the tsaA gene encoding tRNA (N6-threonylcarbamoyladenosine(37)-N6)-methyltransferase TrmO has product MTITFTPIGHVRSPYDTPAAVDHDAVDETTGEIVLEDDYEDGLEGIDDFSHIVVFAHLDEIDEYRSTARPPHADDLEVGTFSTRSPHRPNPLAQTTVELLERDGTTLHVKGLDLVDGTPVIDVKPYVSSIDDEDVSFGWLEDL; this is encoded by the coding sequence ATGACCATCACGTTCACCCCAATCGGACACGTTCGCTCACCGTACGACACGCCTGCAGCCGTCGACCATGACGCGGTCGACGAGACGACCGGCGAAATCGTCCTCGAGGACGACTACGAGGACGGCCTCGAGGGCATCGACGACTTCTCACACATCGTCGTCTTCGCCCATTTGGACGAAATCGACGAGTACCGCTCGACCGCGCGACCGCCACACGCAGACGATCTCGAGGTCGGCACCTTCTCGACGCGGAGTCCCCACCGACCGAATCCGCTTGCCCAGACGACCGTCGAGTTGCTCGAGCGCGACGGGACGACGCTGCACGTCAAGGGACTCGACCTCGTCGATGGAACGCCCGTCATCGACGTGAAACCCTATGTCAGCTCGATCGACGACGAAGACGTGTCCTTCGGGTGGCTCGAGGATCTCTGA
- the hisH gene encoding imidazole glycerol phosphate synthase subunit HisH codes for MNTVSSPLEETLASVVIVDYGLGNLRSVTRGLERAGADVKITDDPAAFAAADGVVLPGVGAFREGVENADPLREDLLEVADSGTPLFGICLGMQMLLTTSEEGETDGESAVQGLDLIPGTNVRFAEGQKVPHMGWNELEVEREHPLVEGVDGDYAYFVHSYYAAPDDENAVVATTDYEREFPAIVANEAGNVFGTQFHPEKSGETGLRILQNFVEICAEE; via the coding sequence ATGAACACTGTTTCGTCCCCACTGGAGGAAACGCTGGCCTCCGTCGTCATCGTCGACTACGGGCTGGGAAACCTCCGTAGCGTCACTCGTGGCTTAGAGCGTGCGGGTGCCGACGTCAAGATCACCGACGATCCTGCCGCCTTTGCCGCAGCTGACGGCGTCGTCCTGCCGGGTGTCGGCGCGTTCCGCGAGGGCGTCGAGAACGCCGATCCGCTTCGCGAAGATCTCCTCGAGGTCGCCGACAGCGGCACGCCGCTCTTTGGTATCTGTCTCGGTATGCAGATGCTGCTCACGACGAGCGAGGAGGGCGAAACCGACGGTGAGTCTGCTGTTCAGGGTCTCGATCTGATCCCCGGGACGAACGTCCGGTTCGCGGAGGGCCAGAAAGTCCCCCACATGGGCTGGAACGAACTCGAGGTCGAACGCGAGCACCCGCTCGTCGAGGGTGTCGACGGTGACTACGCCTATTTCGTCCACTCGTACTACGCGGCCCCTGACGACGAGAATGCAGTCGTCGCGACAACGGACTACGAACGGGAGTTCCCCGCGATCGTCGCGAACGAGGCTGGCAACGTCTTCGGCACGCAGTTCCACCCTGAAAAGAGCGGGGAGACCGGGCTACGGATTCTGCAGAACTTCGTCGAAATCTGCGCCGAGGAATAA
- a CDS encoding ABC transporter permease, with protein sequence MASQQGTDETPRPAGYYHLARAVLYREFLIFVRYPANAIGGIIISVFFFGVLFYGGQMIAGQALTDSIEGIIVGYFLWTLSVGAYSSISNDIASEVQWGTLERHVMTPFGFAPVALLKGVAKIVRTFITSTVILVVMILITGTTLQLNLLTIVVVATLSIVSVLGLGLAAGGMTVLYKQIGNWLNLLQFGFIVLVSAPAFDLGWMQVLPLAHGSALLQRTMVDGIRLWEFTAFDLALLFVTAAGYLALGYVVFQYATRRARRLGVLGDY encoded by the coding sequence ATGGCCAGCCAGCAGGGAACGGACGAAACGCCGCGGCCGGCCGGTTACTATCACCTCGCGCGGGCAGTGCTCTACCGCGAGTTCCTGATCTTCGTCCGCTATCCCGCCAACGCGATCGGCGGCATCATCATCTCGGTGTTCTTCTTTGGCGTCCTCTTCTATGGCGGACAGATGATCGCCGGACAGGCGCTGACCGACTCGATCGAGGGGATCATCGTCGGCTACTTCCTGTGGACGCTGTCGGTGGGCGCGTACTCCTCGATCTCGAACGACATCGCGAGCGAGGTCCAGTGGGGAACCCTCGAGCGCCACGTGATGACGCCGTTCGGGTTCGCACCCGTGGCGCTGTTGAAAGGCGTCGCGAAGATCGTCCGGACGTTCATTACCTCGACGGTCATTCTGGTCGTGATGATCCTCATCACCGGGACGACGCTCCAACTGAACCTGCTCACGATCGTCGTCGTCGCGACGCTCAGCATCGTCTCGGTGCTCGGACTCGGGCTCGCAGCCGGTGGGATGACGGTGCTCTACAAACAGATCGGCAACTGGCTGAACCTCCTCCAGTTCGGGTTCATCGTTCTCGTCTCTGCTCCCGCGTTCGACCTCGGGTGGATGCAGGTGCTCCCGCTTGCCCACGGCAGCGCCCTCCTTCAGCGAACGATGGTCGACGGTATCCGTCTCTGGGAGTTCACAGCGTTCGACCTCGCGCTGTTGTTCGTCACTGCGGCCGGCTATCTGGCGCTTGGATATGTCGTCTTCCAGTATGCGACCCGCCGGGCGCGACGCCTCGGTGTGCTTGGCGACTACTGA
- a CDS encoding alpha/beta fold hydrolase — MTRKIWLPQQQELSGEFHTVALDLPGHGSRAGKPFRMEPALDVLEEILETHTDGSAVLVGLSLGGYTITEYAYRHPDQVDALVLSGCSANPVGKLELSTRLTGGLARLLTKPDLGKRAAEKLAARWVRNRNLPPDIEREIIEAGFYPKGFGDAGPDIAGEDFRAKLSTYPGSTLILNGINDTLMRRGEQAHAGAAQDGRVEVLTDAGHICNLHRPTAYADRVRRFVNRTVLTQH, encoded by the coding sequence TTGACGCGAAAGATATGGCTACCCCAGCAGCAGGAACTCTCCGGGGAGTTCCACACCGTCGCCCTCGACTTACCGGGACACGGATCTCGTGCCGGCAAACCGTTCCGGATGGAGCCAGCGCTCGACGTTCTGGAGGAGATCCTCGAGACGCACACCGACGGATCGGCGGTGCTCGTCGGGCTCTCATTGGGCGGCTACACGATCACGGAGTACGCCTACCGCCATCCTGACCAGGTCGACGCGCTGGTGCTGTCGGGGTGTAGTGCGAACCCAGTCGGGAAGTTGGAACTCAGCACCCGATTGACTGGCGGGCTTGCGCGGCTTCTGACCAAACCCGATCTCGGGAAGCGAGCCGCCGAGAAGTTGGCCGCACGCTGGGTTCGAAATCGGAACCTTCCACCGGATATCGAACGGGAAATCATCGAGGCCGGCTTCTATCCGAAGGGATTCGGCGACGCGGGGCCGGACATCGCGGGCGAGGACTTCCGGGCGAAACTCTCGACCTATCCCGGCTCGACGCTCATCCTCAACGGAATAAACGACACGCTGATGCGTCGGGGTGAGCAGGCCCACGCCGGGGCCGCACAGGATGGCCGCGTGGAAGTACTTACGGACGCCGGTCACATCTGTAACCTCCACCGCCCAACGGCGTACGCAGACCGGGTTCGTCGGTTCGTCAACCGGACCGTCCTGACGCAACACTAG
- a CDS encoding DUF5786 family protein, whose protein sequence is MGFGSYDESEQQEVDADFDDDDAVKSGSNSHDGTIEFENGASSDELLDRLKEIKDEDDT, encoded by the coding sequence ATGGGATTCGGGAGCTACGACGAATCCGAGCAGCAGGAGGTAGACGCTGATTTTGACGACGATGACGCAGTCAAGTCGGGATCGAATAGCCACGACGGAACCATCGAGTTCGAAAACGGCGCATCGAGCGACGAATTACTCGATCGACTCAAGGAGATCAAAGACGAAGACGACACCTGA